ACGATAAGGAATACAAGGACCATGTTTTAGAAGATTACAATGATCTGATCTTCAAGGTCATTGATATATTCCCGGACTTTCGAATGCGGTTGAAGTTAGATAAGAAAACCGGCAAGGTGATGTTTGGCGCAGATGTTCAGTCTGTTTTTGATATTTGTTGGTATACCTTTTCAAGAATAGTGGCGGATGTTGCACCACCAGTTGATGAGGACCTTGACTATTTTGAATCGCAAGGCTCGATACTGTCCTGCCTTGCCTGCGGGAAGTATTTTGTAAGGTGTTCAAGTCGTCAGCTATATTGCGATACTTGGGATTGTCAAGCGGAGCGTAATCGTAGGAACAGACGTGCCAGCTATGCTCGGAAGAAGGCGGCTGAAGTAGAAAACAAAGAATAACAAATAGATATTGCTACTATTCCTGGCTATTTTTTTATTTTTAAGAAGGAGCAATACCTTACATCAACTGTAAGTGTTTATCCTTTGTGACATTTGTTATAATTAGGAGTAAGAAAGTCAGGAGGTTATAAAATGAATTCAAATAAAGTTTTACAAGTTGATAGTGTCACAAAAGTCTATGGTAAGGGCGATAATAAGACAGAAGCCCTCAGAGGAATCAGTTTTGACGTGCTTGAAGGCGAATTTCTTGGAATTATGGGGGCCAGTGGCTCTGGGAAAACAACACTGCTCAACTGCATTGCTACCATGATTAAACCCAGTTCGGGAAGGGTTTTACTTAAAAATAATGATGTTTCTTCTTTCAAAGGTGTACAGTTGGCTGACTATCGCGGTCAAGAAATCGGATACCTGTTTCAGGAATTTGAGCTTTTGGACAACTTAACGGCGAGAGAAAATATTATTCTTCCGTTATCTCTCCATGGTGTGACAGGTCATCAAGCCGAACAGGAGCTTAAGGAATTGGCAAATCG
This region of Defluviitalea raffinosedens genomic DNA includes:
- a CDS encoding ABC transporter ATP-binding protein, giving the protein MNSNKVLQVDSVTKVYGKGDNKTEALRGISFDVLEGEFLGIMGASGSGKTTLLNCIATMIKPSSGRVLLKNNDVSSFKGVQLADYRGQEIGYLFQEFELLDNLTARENIILPLSLHGVTGHQAEQELKELANRLDITDVLDKFPSQMSGGQKQRVAAARALISKPSIVLADEPTGALDSKNSKVLMDKLSAINKEQKKTIVMVTHNANAASYCSRILFIQDGRLFHELRKNIETENSDSFYERIVTVMAQLGGGSANVL